The proteins below come from a single Mucilaginibacter mali genomic window:
- a CDS encoding phosphocholine-specific phospholipase C — MSDLKRRDFIKLSAKAGLVAAFWEPLLQKALAVDAHNVTRSINDVEHIVILMQENRSFDHYFGAMRGVRGFGDRFPIPLESGERAFHQSDGKNIIPPYRADGKVSNAAFVNGTPHNFPDMQAAWNQGKYGFWPLFKTPYSMAYYTREEAPFQYAMAEAFTICDAYHCSVATGTDPNRVVFWSGSVHDPEKRAAGINCTDADSEPVNLRCWIKGHFPEPGYTYAGNAFKWPTIPDVLQKAGISWRIYQDPNDNWTGAMNGCLAFESFRTAKPGSPIYENGMKHWSLEDLANDVKNKRLPQVSWVLPSQSNSEHPGAPSSPYRASNFTHEVLTAITANPEVWSKTVFFLTFDENDGFFDHLPAPAVPSYNNDGTLAGKSTINVAGMYFDNDKDDLGSSTSPRKYTDRRDTISGKLRPWGMGPRVPMYIMSPWSKGGWVHSEVADHTSVGQFIEKRFKVTIPAISPWHRAVSSDLTSAFDFVNPNDPKMPSMPDTSGYEQKDAASKKLPKAVAPAQPSKLYQEKGSRPSKALPYHLHCTLHRNKDQVQLVFDNQGKKGAVYHVYDMKHLDKIPRRYTVEGGKSLKDEWDTVANNGAYDLEVYGPNGYFHKFAGNTGHAEPGVQPQYDHVNGGISILLTNDTKTALTAEIKANAYNHPKLAPVHLAPGKKQTIHIDLKKSANWYDLTVSTAQGFSHRFAGRVETGKPTVSDPAMAAHLG, encoded by the coding sequence ATGTCTGATCTGAAAAGAAGGGATTTTATTAAACTCTCGGCAAAGGCCGGCCTTGTGGCTGCCTTTTGGGAACCGCTGTTACAAAAGGCACTGGCGGTGGATGCCCATAACGTTACCCGATCTATAAATGATGTGGAGCATATTGTGATCCTGATGCAGGAGAACCGCTCGTTCGATCATTACTTTGGCGCCATGCGGGGCGTACGCGGCTTCGGCGACCGCTTCCCGATACCGCTGGAGAGTGGCGAGCGTGCGTTTCACCAGTCGGACGGTAAGAACATCATCCCACCCTACCGTGCAGACGGCAAGGTAAGCAACGCTGCCTTTGTTAACGGTACACCACATAACTTCCCCGATATGCAGGCCGCCTGGAACCAGGGCAAGTATGGGTTTTGGCCGTTGTTTAAAACGCCTTATTCCATGGCTTACTATACACGGGAGGAGGCCCCTTTTCAATACGCCATGGCCGAAGCTTTTACCATTTGCGATGCCTACCATTGTTCGGTAGCTACCGGTACCGACCCTAACCGGGTTGTGTTTTGGTCGGGTTCGGTACACGACCCTGAAAAGCGCGCGGCGGGCATCAACTGCACCGATGCCGATTCGGAACCGGTAAACCTGCGTTGCTGGATAAAGGGCCATTTTCCCGAACCGGGTTATACCTACGCAGGCAATGCCTTTAAATGGCCTACCATCCCCGACGTGTTGCAAAAGGCTGGCATCAGCTGGCGCATATATCAGGACCCGAACGACAACTGGACCGGCGCCATGAACGGCTGCCTGGCCTTTGAAAGCTTCCGTACCGCCAAGCCCGGTTCACCGATTTATGAGAACGGGATGAAGCATTGGTCGCTGGAGGATCTGGCTAACGATGTAAAAAACAAACGGCTGCCGCAGGTGAGTTGGGTGCTACCCTCGCAAAGCAATTCGGAACATCCGGGCGCGCCATCCAGTCCATACCGCGCATCAAACTTTACGCACGAGGTGCTGACGGCTATTACGGCCAATCCGGAGGTGTGGAGCAAGACCGTCTTCTTCCTCACCTTTGATGAGAACGACGGCTTTTTTGATCACCTGCCTGCCCCTGCCGTTCCATCGTATAACAATGATGGTACGCTGGCCGGGAAATCGACCATAAACGTTGCCGGGATGTATTTTGACAATGATAAGGACGATTTGGGCAGCAGCACAAGTCCGCGCAAATACACCGACAGACGGGATACCATTTCGGGCAAATTGCGACCCTGGGGTATGGGGCCGCGGGTGCCTATGTATATCATGTCGCCCTGGAGCAAGGGCGGCTGGGTACATTCGGAAGTGGCCGACCATACATCCGTTGGGCAATTTATCGAGAAGCGGTTTAAGGTAACTATCCCGGCCATTTCGCCATGGCACCGCGCTGTAAGCAGCGACCTTACCTCGGCTTTCGACTTTGTTAACCCCAACGATCCCAAAATGCCGTCAATGCCCGATACCTCGGGCTATGAACAAAAAGACGCGGCATCTAAAAAACTGCCCAAGGCCGTAGCCCCGGCGCAGCCATCCAAACTCTACCAGGAGAAGGGCAGTCGCCCATCAAAGGCCTTGCCTTATCACCTGCACTGCACATTGCATCGCAATAAAGACCAGGTTCAGTTGGTTTTTGATAACCAGGGTAAAAAGGGCGCCGTATACCATGTGTACGATATGAAGCACCTGGATAAGATCCCGCGCAGGTATACGGTGGAGGGCGGCAAATCGCTAAAGGATGAATGGGATACCGTTGCCAACAATGGCGCATACGATTTGGAAGTTTACGGCCCCAACGGTTACTTCCATAAGTTTGCCGGTAATACCGGGCATGCCGAGCCGGGGGTGCAACCGCAATACGACCATGTTAACGGCGGCATTTCCATCCTCCTGACTAATGATACCAAAACCGCATTAACGGCCGAGATAAAGGCCAACGCATACAACCATCCCAAGCTTGCCCCGGTGCATCTCGCCCCCGGTAAAAAACAAACCATCCATATCGATCTGAAGAAAAGCGCCAACTGGTACGATCTAACGGTTAGCACCGCGCAAGGCTTTTCGCACCGATTTGCAGGCCGGGTGGAAACCGGCAAACCTACCGTAAGCGACCCGGCAATGGCCGCGCACTTGGGCTGA
- a CDS encoding DNA-3-methyladenine glycosylase family protein, producing the protein MDEILLTNPINPTELLWFLSRGFDDPVYRVGTDCVYRAFKVDDEKLLVKIIPNTSSVKIEWLYGNRTEETAAFVKNFISEWFDLNTDVTPFYDLLKADDKLSYMADDFTNLKLVGMPDLFEALAWAIMSQQINLTFAYKLKRRLIEKYGDFIEHEDTRHYIFPSPAAIANANDEELRAMQLSGSKINYLKSIAAAFAGRKIDKTILMALPDTSTRRELLTAQKGIGIWTANYVLMKYLRDQSAIPYGDAGLLNALLKHEIIADKKDLSGMPALFKKFKGWEAYLVFYLWRSLALMPGVS; encoded by the coding sequence ATGGACGAGATTCTGTTAACGAACCCCATCAATCCAACCGAACTGCTGTGGTTCCTGTCCCGCGGGTTTGATGATCCTGTTTATCGCGTCGGCACCGATTGTGTATACCGTGCTTTTAAGGTTGATGATGAAAAACTACTGGTGAAGATCATCCCCAATACATCATCGGTAAAAATAGAATGGCTTTACGGCAACCGTACCGAAGAGACAGCCGCATTTGTTAAAAATTTCATTAGCGAATGGTTCGACCTAAATACAGACGTCACCCCGTTTTATGACCTGTTGAAGGCTGACGACAAATTATCGTACATGGCCGATGATTTCACTAACCTGAAATTGGTAGGCATGCCCGATCTGTTTGAAGCGCTGGCCTGGGCAATTATGAGCCAGCAGATCAACCTTACCTTCGCATACAAGCTTAAGCGCCGGCTGATTGAAAAGTATGGCGATTTTATCGAGCATGAAGATACCAGGCATTATATATTCCCATCGCCCGCCGCAATTGCAAACGCTAACGATGAAGAATTAAGAGCAATGCAGCTATCGGGCAGTAAAATAAACTATCTTAAAAGTATTGCCGCCGCATTTGCTGGTAGGAAAATTGATAAGACGATATTAATGGCTTTGCCCGATACCAGTACCCGCCGCGAACTGCTTACCGCACAAAAGGGAATAGGGATCTGGACAGCTAATTATGTGCTGATGAAATACCTGCGCGATCAATCGGCTATACCGTACGGCGATGCAGGTTTGCTTAACGCATTGTTAAAGCATGAGATTATAGCTGATAAAAAGGACCTGTCCGGCATGCCTGCCTTGTTCAAGAAATTTAAAGGATGGGAGGCCTACCTCGTATTTTATCTTTGGCGAAGCCTTGCACTAATGCCGGGGGTATCATAA
- a CDS encoding helix-turn-helix domain-containing protein, whose protein sequence is MLLTDFEYLNNSEDAFKKKVSLQIKRLRRQNQVTQEKFYSETNINIARLESGKIDVRLDTLRKVCYYFDVSLSGFFQGIY, encoded by the coding sequence ATGTTACTCACTGATTTTGAATATCTTAATAATTCTGAAGATGCTTTTAAAAAGAAGGTATCGCTGCAAATAAAACGCTTGCGACGCCAAAATCAGGTTACCCAGGAGAAGTTTTACAGCGAAACCAACATCAATATCGCCCGCCTCGAGTCGGGTAAGATTGATGTGCGATTAGACACTTTACGTAAGGTTTGCTATTATTTTGATGTTTCGCTCTCGGGCTTTTTCCAGGGGATATATTAA
- a CDS encoding M13 family metallopeptidase, with the protein MNFNKHYLAGLAMVSAVALCAFTGPKPKTDPVYDNLDKSVKPGDNFFLYANGGWIKRNPIPNAYSSWGIGNVVGEDIRERLRNINEAALKANAPKGSTTQKIGDFYFSGLDTIGIERAGLNPIKAQLDMIDRAQDVKGILAATAYVGAYGVRTMLGARVGQDDKNSVKMLVQMSQGGLGLPNRDYYFKTDARTTKIRTDYTTNHLPTMLKLSGWDEAKATKGAESIYKIEKFLADSNRKLEDMRDPYRNYNKMPLAKLNALTPAINWSEQFRLMEYKPVDTVIVGQPEYLRAVNKALTTFSVDDWKAYLRWKVLSAYAPYLNKAFDDESFRFSGKVLAGRKEQLPRIKRVTDTENQLMGELLGQLFVKEYFPQTSKVRYNQMVEAMRQSYREHIAKLDWMSAATKQKALTKLNAIHPKVGYPDKWKDYSTLDIDRVSYAGNVMRARHWAYLNNVNKLGKPVDHSEWGMTPQTYNASYSPTNNEITLPAAQFMIPGVKDADVDDAVVYGYAAASTIGHEITHGFDDEGRQYDAKGNLKSWWTKQDSAKFTQRAEMLVQQFNGYVVLDSLHINGKATLGENIADLGGIVLGIDAFKKTKQYKEGKKINGLTPMQRFFLGYALGWLGHTRDESLANQILTDVHSPGFLRVNGPFTDVPEFYTAFGIKKGDKMWLDPSQRVKIW; encoded by the coding sequence ATGAATTTCAATAAACATTATTTGGCCGGCCTTGCTATGGTATCGGCTGTAGCACTTTGTGCCTTTACCGGGCCAAAACCCAAAACCGACCCGGTTTATGATAACCTGGATAAATCGGTAAAACCCGGCGACAACTTTTTCCTGTATGCCAATGGCGGCTGGATCAAGCGCAATCCTATCCCCAATGCTTATTCAAGCTGGGGCATTGGCAACGTGGTGGGCGAGGATATCCGCGAGCGCCTGCGCAATATTAACGAAGCCGCGCTGAAAGCCAATGCGCCCAAAGGCAGCACCACACAAAAAATCGGCGATTTCTACTTCAGCGGGCTGGATACCATAGGTATCGAGCGTGCGGGGCTGAACCCCATCAAAGCACAGCTGGACATGATAGACCGCGCGCAGGATGTAAAAGGCATTTTAGCCGCGACAGCCTATGTTGGCGCTTATGGCGTGCGCACCATGCTGGGCGCGCGTGTTGGGCAGGACGATAAGAACAGCGTAAAAATGTTGGTGCAGATGAGCCAGGGCGGCCTGGGCCTACCCAACCGCGATTATTATTTTAAAACCGATGCCCGCACCACTAAGATCCGTACGGATTATACCACCAATCACTTGCCCACCATGTTGAAGCTATCGGGCTGGGACGAGGCGAAAGCCACTAAGGGTGCGGAAAGCATTTATAAAATAGAGAAGTTTTTGGCCGACAGTAACCGCAAGCTGGAGGATATGCGCGACCCGTATCGCAACTATAATAAAATGCCGCTGGCCAAATTGAACGCCCTTACCCCGGCCATCAACTGGAGCGAGCAATTCAGGCTGATGGAATATAAACCGGTGGATACCGTGATCGTCGGTCAACCGGAATACCTGCGCGCGGTTAACAAGGCGCTGACCACTTTTTCTGTTGATGACTGGAAGGCTTACCTGCGCTGGAAGGTGTTATCGGCCTATGCTCCGTACCTGAACAAGGCATTTGATGATGAAAGCTTCCGCTTTAGCGGCAAGGTGCTGGCTGGTCGTAAAGAGCAGTTGCCCCGCATTAAACGGGTGACCGATACCGAGAACCAACTGATGGGCGAACTGCTGGGCCAGTTGTTTGTGAAGGAATACTTCCCCCAAACATCAAAAGTACGTTATAACCAAATGGTAGAGGCCATGCGCCAATCATACCGCGAGCATATTGCCAAACTAGACTGGATGAGCGCCGCCACCAAGCAAAAGGCGTTGACCAAACTGAACGCCATCCACCCGAAAGTTGGTTACCCGGACAAATGGAAGGATTACTCAACATTGGATATCGACCGTGTATCGTACGCAGGCAATGTAATGCGCGCCAGGCATTGGGCTTATCTTAACAATGTTAACAAACTGGGCAAACCGGTAGATCATAGCGAGTGGGGCATGACACCGCAAACCTATAACGCCAGTTATAGCCCAACCAATAACGAGATCACCCTGCCCGCCGCCCAGTTTATGATACCGGGTGTTAAGGATGCCGATGTGGACGATGCCGTAGTTTATGGTTATGCCGCCGCATCAACGATTGGCCACGAAATTACCCACGGCTTTGACGATGAAGGCCGCCAGTATGATGCCAAAGGCAACCTGAAAAGCTGGTGGACCAAGCAGGATTCGGCAAAGTTTACCCAACGTGCTGAAATGCTGGTGCAACAGTTTAACGGTTATGTAGTGCTGGATAGCCTGCACATAAACGGTAAAGCCACCTTAGGCGAAAACATTGCCGACCTGGGCGGTATTGTTTTGGGTATCGACGCTTTTAAAAAGACCAAACAATATAAAGAAGGCAAAAAAATAAACGGCTTAACACCCATGCAGCGTTTCTTTTTAGGCTACGCGCTGGGCTGGCTGGGCCATACCCGCGATGAATCGTTGGCTAACCAGATCCTGACGGATGTACACTCTCCCGGCTTCTTACGTGTGAACGGGCCGTTTACCGATGTACCGGAGTTTTATACGGCCTTCGGTATTAAGAAAGGTGATAAAATGTGGCTGGACCCAAGCCAAAGGGTGAAAATTTGGTAG
- the pnuC gene encoding nicotinamide riboside transporter PnuC, with protein sequence MQHLIQSLSTWWHELSWLEVIAVITGLICVYLAAINNIWNWPVAIISTVITVYVMAGKALYADMLQYTYLTIINIYGWYVWSKRKSGDDKRPVVLISRQQILVTLLCVVLITPALGYTLITFAAKLHYQPPAFPYLDSFCTVVSLAAQVLMARKVLENWLIWVFVDIIYVVIYSIKDLQAYAFMFGVYIAIAVIGYFDWRKVWRGQSV encoded by the coding sequence ATGCAACACCTGATCCAATCATTGTCCACATGGTGGCACGAATTAAGCTGGCTGGAGGTCATCGCTGTCATCACAGGGTTGATCTGCGTTTATTTGGCGGCTATTAATAATATCTGGAACTGGCCTGTCGCCATCATCAGCACTGTAATTACAGTTTATGTAATGGCCGGCAAGGCATTGTATGCCGATATGTTGCAGTACACCTATCTTACCATTATTAATATTTACGGCTGGTATGTGTGGAGCAAGCGCAAAAGCGGCGACGACAAGCGGCCTGTTGTGCTGATATCGCGCCAGCAAATACTGGTAACGTTACTATGCGTTGTTTTAATAACCCCGGCACTGGGTTATACGCTGATCACCTTTGCAGCCAAGCTACATTACCAGCCCCCCGCTTTCCCCTATCTTGATAGTTTTTGTACCGTAGTAAGCCTGGCCGCGCAGGTACTGATGGCCCGTAAAGTTTTAGAGAACTGGCTGATATGGGTTTTTGTAGATATCATCTACGTAGTAATTTACAGCATTAAAGATCTACAGGCTTATGCTTTTATGTTTGGGGTGTATATTGCGATAGCTGTTATTGGTTATTTCGATTGGCGGAAGGTATGGCGCGGACAATCTGTCTGA
- the pepT gene encoding peptidase T — MMNTDNLTYSLKERFLRYVQIDTQSDPESPTCPSTEKQKDLGHLLVKELLEMGVTDAHLDEQGYVYATIPSNTDKDVPVICFCSHMDTAPDCSGTGVKPIVHRNYQGQDLVLPDDNTQVLRMSEHPDLKNQIGNDIITASGTTLLGADNKAGVAEIMDACYQLINHPKIKHGKIRILFTPDEEIGRGVDKVNIAKLGAYAGYTMDGESAGHIENETFSADGAKLIINGVSAHPGFAKGNMESAIKIAGQIVAALPFELSPEGTSDKQGFVHPVGIKGHVEQAEIEFIIRDFEDDKLKEHADVIRTITEKVLQQFPGSSYQLTTKPQYRNMKQVLDKHPQITEYGIEAIRRAGMTPHLQSIRGGTDGSRLSFMGLPCPNIFAGEHAFHGRQEWVSVQDMQKAVQTILHLCMVWEEKA, encoded by the coding sequence ATGATGAATACAGATAATTTAACCTATAGTTTAAAAGAGCGCTTTTTGCGCTATGTACAGATCGATACGCAGTCGGATCCTGAATCGCCAACCTGTCCATCTACCGAAAAGCAAAAGGACCTGGGGCACCTGCTGGTTAAGGAACTGCTGGAAATGGGTGTAACCGACGCGCACCTGGACGAACAGGGATACGTTTATGCCACTATCCCATCAAATACCGATAAGGATGTGCCGGTGATCTGCTTTTGTTCGCACATGGATACCGCGCCCGATTGCAGCGGGACCGGCGTAAAACCCATTGTGCATCGCAATTACCAGGGGCAGGATCTGGTATTACCCGATGACAACACACAGGTATTACGCATGAGCGAACACCCCGACCTGAAAAATCAAATAGGCAACGATATCATCACCGCCAGTGGCACTACCCTGCTTGGCGCAGATAATAAGGCGGGTGTAGCCGAAATAATGGATGCCTGTTATCAACTGATAAACCACCCGAAGATAAAACACGGAAAGATCAGGATATTGTTTACGCCCGATGAGGAAATTGGCCGCGGTGTGGATAAAGTAAACATTGCTAAACTGGGCGCTTATGCCGGTTATACCATGGATGGTGAAAGCGCCGGACATATCGAAAACGAGACCTTCAGTGCCGATGGCGCTAAACTAATAATTAATGGCGTGAGCGCACACCCGGGCTTTGCCAAGGGCAATATGGAAAGCGCCATAAAAATTGCCGGGCAAATTGTGGCCGCACTGCCATTTGAACTATCGCCCGAGGGCACATCAGATAAGCAAGGTTTTGTACACCCGGTTGGTATAAAAGGCCACGTAGAACAGGCGGAAATAGAATTTATCATCCGCGATTTTGAGGATGATAAGTTAAAAGAGCATGCAGATGTGATCCGAACTATAACCGAAAAGGTTTTGCAGCAGTTCCCGGGCTCAAGCTATCAGCTAACTACAAAACCCCAATACCGCAACATGAAACAGGTGCTGGATAAGCACCCGCAAATAACCGAATACGGTATCGAGGCTATCAGGCGCGCGGGTATGACCCCGCATTTACAAAGTATCCGCGGCGGTACAGATGGTTCGCGGCTATCGTTTATGGGCTTGCCTTGCCCTAATATCTTCGCGGGCGAACACGCCTTTCATGGCCGGCAGGAGTGGGTATCGGTACAGGATATGCAAAAGGCGGTGCAAACGATATTGCATTTATGTATGGTTTGGGAGGAGAAAGCCTAA
- a CDS encoding MmcQ/YjbR family DNA-binding protein: MNIETLREYCIIKPGVTEGFPFGEDTLVFKVGGKMFLLSGLSEGDRFNVKCDPELVVELREQHTEVQPGYHMNKTHWNTVFMSGSLTEKQLRDMIDHSYDLVRKSLPKKLQAEIAAEK, translated from the coding sequence GTGAACATTGAAACCCTGCGCGAATATTGCATTATTAAACCGGGCGTTACCGAGGGTTTCCCCTTTGGTGAGGACACATTGGTTTTTAAAGTTGGCGGCAAGATGTTTTTGCTGAGCGGCTTATCCGAAGGCGACCGTTTCAATGTGAAATGCGACCCTGAACTGGTTGTTGAACTGCGTGAACAACACACTGAAGTACAGCCGGGCTATCACATGAATAAAACGCATTGGAACACCGTTTTTATGAGCGGCAGCCTTACCGAAAAGCAACTGCGCGATATGATAGACCACTCGTATGATCTTGTACGGAAAAGTTTGCCTAAAAAATTGCAGGCAGAAATAGCGGCAGAAAAATAA
- a CDS encoding M14 family zinc carboxypeptidase, translated as MKRTLLIALLSLAIISAKAQLTPFEKSKDKNYTATYKEVISYYQGLSKKYPQMKLINYGMTDIGKPLTLVVLSKNKVFDPAQVKKQNKRVLLINNGIHPGEPEGIDASMMLIRDLLQKNKLPNDVVLCFIAVYNIDGCLNRGLSRVSQNGPEAYGFRGNYRNLDLNRDFIKADSRNALAFMQILNTWNPEIFLDNHTSDGADYQYVMTLIETQKDKQNPILADYTTKTLSPELYKRMKQSGFEMIPYVEGGRGGTPDSGIVSYLETPRYATGYTAQHNIISYITETHMLKPFDKRVYSTYDFMVHLIDLVQRDHQLIGKLKHDADEQVKNQTSFAMNWTLDASKYDTITFKGYAALRKPSEVSGMSRLYYDRSKPWSHPIKYFNTYKVTQTVDKPLAYVIPQAWGKIIDLYKLNNVVMHRLAHDTTVALQVYYLGDFTNGQRPYEGHYLHSNVKLTTVERKIKFYEGDYVVYTNQALNRYIVETLEPQGVDSFFAWNFFDSVLGQKEGYSDYVFEDTAAEYLKKNPEVRKQLDEEKAKNPQLAGSGRAQLNWVYQNSPYYEKTYQRYPVGRVLTDIKFDFKK; from the coding sequence ATGAAGAGAACTTTACTTATCGCATTGCTAAGTCTTGCTATTATTAGCGCCAAGGCCCAGCTAACACCTTTTGAAAAAAGCAAAGACAAAAACTACACGGCCACTTATAAAGAAGTGATCAGCTATTATCAGGGGCTGAGCAAGAAGTACCCGCAAATGAAGCTGATCAACTACGGAATGACCGATATCGGCAAGCCATTAACGCTGGTGGTATTATCCAAAAATAAAGTGTTCGATCCGGCACAGGTCAAAAAGCAAAACAAACGTGTGCTGCTCATCAATAACGGCATCCACCCCGGCGAACCCGAAGGTATTGATGCCAGCATGATGCTGATCCGCGACCTGCTGCAAAAAAATAAACTGCCAAATGATGTGGTGCTTTGCTTCATCGCCGTTTATAATATTGATGGTTGCCTTAACCGCGGCCTTTCACGTGTAAGCCAAAACGGCCCCGAAGCTTATGGCTTCCGCGGCAATTATCGCAATCTTGATTTGAACCGTGATTTTATTAAAGCCGACAGCCGTAACGCTTTGGCCTTTATGCAGATCCTGAACACCTGGAACCCCGAGATTTTTTTGGATAACCACACCAGCGATGGCGCCGACTACCAGTATGTGATGACGCTGATAGAAACCCAAAAGGATAAGCAAAACCCCATCCTGGCCGACTATACTACCAAAACGCTTTCGCCTGAACTGTACAAACGCATGAAACAAAGCGGTTTTGAGATGATCCCTTATGTAGAGGGCGGTCGCGGCGGCACGCCCGACTCGGGCATTGTATCTTACCTGGAAACACCACGTTATGCTACCGGTTATACCGCGCAGCATAATATCATCAGCTATATTACCGAAACCCACATGCTGAAGCCCTTTGATAAGCGCGTATACAGCACTTATGATTTTATGGTGCACCTGATCGATCTTGTACAACGCGATCACCAGTTGATCGGTAAACTAAAACACGATGCAGACGAGCAGGTGAAAAACCAAACCAGCTTCGCGATGAACTGGACACTGGATGCATCTAAGTACGACACCATCACCTTTAAAGGTTATGCCGCGCTGCGCAAACCCAGCGAGGTAAGCGGCATGAGCCGTTTATATTACGACCGCAGTAAGCCCTGGAGCCACCCGATAAAATATTTTAACACTTATAAGGTAACCCAAACGGTTGATAAGCCGCTGGCTTATGTGATCCCGCAGGCATGGGGAAAGATCATCGACCTGTATAAACTGAATAATGTAGTGATGCACCGCCTGGCGCACGACACCACTGTTGCCCTGCAGGTTTATTACCTGGGCGATTTCACCAACGGACAGCGCCCGTACGAAGGCCACTACCTGCACAGCAATGTAAAGTTAACCACAGTTGAACGCAAAATTAAATTTTACGAGGGCGACTATGTGGTATACACTAACCAGGCACTTAACCGTTATATTGTGGAAACGCTGGAGCCGCAGGGTGTCGATTCGTTCTTCGCGTGGAACTTCTTCGATTCGGTATTGGGGCAAAAGGAGGGGTACTCAGACTATGTATTTGAAGACACGGCCGCCGAGTATCTGAAAAAGAACCCCGAAGTGCGCAAGCAACTGGACGAAGAAAAAGCGAAGAACCCGCAACTGGCCGGCAGCGGCCGCGCGCAACTGAACTGGGTTTACCAAAACTCGCCTTATTACGAGAAAACCTATCAGCGCTACCCTGTAGGCCGTGTGCTTACCGATATAAAATTTGACTTTAAAAAATAA
- a CDS encoding rhomboid family intramembrane serine protease codes for MIEIFLAAPVAWTIFVVTIAISLLVFSQEQLYGRLMLHPYSVSRGRMQYTIISSGFIHKDWTHLIFNMMSFYFFAIPLERYFLGHWQFGLIYFVCLIFSDLPTIVKHRDDYGYHSLGASGAISGVIFSCILFAPTASMYLMFLPIPMPAWLFGILYLIYCWYASKQSRDTINHDAHFFGAICGIMVTIILNHQIIPHFLNQLGLH; via the coding sequence ATGATAGAGATATTTTTAGCCGCTCCCGTAGCCTGGACCATTTTTGTAGTAACGATAGCCATCAGTTTGCTGGTGTTTTCGCAGGAGCAATTATATGGCCGGTTGATGCTGCACCCCTACAGTGTTTCCCGTGGGCGTATGCAGTATACCATTATCAGCAGCGGCTTTATTCATAAGGATTGGACGCACCTGATCTTTAATATGATGTCGTTCTATTTCTTTGCTATTCCATTAGAGCGATATTTTTTGGGGCACTGGCAATTTGGCTTAATTTACTTTGTTTGCCTGATCTTTAGCGATCTGCCAACTATTGTAAAACATCGCGATGATTATGGCTACCATAGCCTTGGCGCATCGGGGGCTATCAGCGGGGTGATATTTAGTTGCATATTGTTTGCGCCAACCGCCAGCATGTATCTTATGTTTTTGCCCATACCAATGCCGGCATGGCTGTTTGGTATATTATATCTTATTTACTGCTGGTACGCCTCTAAACAATCGCGCGATACCATTAATCACGATGCGCACTTCTTCGGGGCCATTTGCGGTATTATGGTTACCATTATTTTGAACCATCAAATTATCCCCCATTTTTTAAATCAACTGGGGCTGCATTGA